tttttgggagcctataggggtatctgctgagtcatcagcagccatagacttgccttccctggtcatagcttcgttggagaggggccttgggcgctgatcatatatatgagcagtctctagggcattgtcctgcttgatagagcaatgtcactatcccttacctctacctttcataagcggtctttaaaccttaaacctttaaatagtcttAGGACTCCTCTGAGGTTTAGAAAGAATTTCCCAACCTATATCTTATTCATACAAGTAATAATATGATCAATTCAATTTTCGTGCCGTAGGAGGTGCATGAGTAATGTCGGGAAGGGACCCATTGCGTATTAGCTAATGGTCAAATCCATCTATACCGAGTTATGAATAATTCGAGCGGGTATATCATTATTTTAAGGGAGTATACCATTGAATAGACTGTCTTGTTACCTTGAGTAATGTTTGCTTAATGTAAAGAACTAAAGTATAAGGTACTTGAATAAGAATTATTGCTTCGATATCCAGACGACAGAATAAATTTTTCTTCCTGCACTTAAGAAATTACCCAGATGGTCACCCCTTTCTGTGCATGGAAGAtgatgacatatactgtatatttactgaaAAGGCTTCGTAAATAATTCTCGAGTAATTGCAATAGGTTATTGACAATTGCGCATGCGTCTCTGGTCGTTGTTTATATCGACACGCCAGATTCTTATGTTTCTCAGTTTCAGAAGTTACTTTTAGTGGGCATCTGGTTCTTAccaaggtatttgtttacaagatcacgctctccatatactgccaaattacgaaaagttatttttctctctaatttttcataatttaatatataagagaaaaaaaaactatcctggtttcctcactaaacgacctggaactgagatcgtcaacatagtcaaatgccagtgtacatttgataaactgtatattcaaaatattctaaattaaaaatggagtaaataCTTAAAATTATAGGGACACTTTTGAGaaattactccattttttatttagtaaatatatacatatacatatatatatatatatatatatatatatatatatatatatatatatatatatatatatatttgaatatatatcaaatgtacactggcatcacgaacttctgtttggttgactatgttgacgatgtcagttccaagtcgtttagtgaggaaaccaggatagttttttttttatatataattccatagttttttattattctaacttgtttcccatgtggcgaattattttaaattatgaaaaattaatagagtaatacaatagctttgcataatttggcagtatatggagagcgtggtcttgaaAAAAAACCTTACCAACATCGGTGAATCTTTTTGTCGGTCTTTATATTTAACCACGATCTTAAGGGGATAGCTTAACgctgtgaaatggtttgtgtattgccgtgatcagcaaagctgtactagtcagagccactcataCTTGGTTTGTTTGCTATGAGCTATCCGAGTAAAGTCTTACACCATCACCAATTTTCAGTGACCTGCGTAGTGGTGAAATGGCCAAACCCTGGACATAAACaaggacatgtttaaaggtttaaaggtcgctcatgaatggcagaggcaagggacagtgacattgccctagcaatcaggacaatgccctagagactgaccatatttcatatgatcagcgcccaagccccctctccacccaagctaggaccagggagggccaggcaaatggctgctgatgactcaacagatagacctataggctcccccaaaccccccaaccttagctcacaaggatggtaaggttgcagacactaacggcactaacgagactgagcgagactcgaacccccgactggcaaacaccaggcagagacgttaccaatcaggccacaacaacaggcctttgtcgtgcagtggactagaaacggctgcatttattttatatatatatatatatatatatatatatatatatatatatatatatatatatatatataatatataatgtgtgtgtgtgtgtgtgtatacatataatcatagtCATCATCCTAAAGTAACACGAAAGAGAAAAAGTTATCTTCGAAAACTGTGAAATTTAACTTCCTGGTCTCTTTCCTAGCTCACTAAACTGCCATAAGCATATGCAAAATGACTGTTTTCAGTGTGAATCATCCGTAGCTTATGTTAAGATCACTATCCTTCAGGATCTGGATTTCTATCGACTAGAAAACATCTCATTCGTTGGATTAATCACAACCGTAAACGAACGATCtgtctatgttgttgttgttgtttttgtagattgcctggcccttctggacaattacgggctcttgcaattctgctgCCTATAGCGATCTGACTACAATGGACTTGCCAGTCTTGCGCATGCGTAAACTGTTATGTGTTTTGTGATGTTTTTCCTATATGTAAGAGAATTATTGACGTGAGATTCATTCCTATTTCACTTATGTAGAAGGATATTTTCTAGGACGGGATATGTCCAACATAACTTGTGTAATTATTTTTCACACGTTAAGATAcatttaaagtaaagaaaaaaaccgAATATTCTTCGGAATTATGGAGAATTGAGAGAATATGTTTACGATGCTTCACAAACTTCGTGCCTTATAATTTTCCCGTAATCTTACAAAAATATGTTTATTACAACAGAATATTACAAAAACGTCAAGGGTTACAATTAAAAGACAACATCGAAATGagctgcaaaattgaaaattagataAGAGTGATGAATGCTTTGAACTGTAGGAAGAGGAAACCTTGGGCTGTGAAACagtgttggctctctctctctctctctctctctctctctctctctctctctctctctctctctctctctctctctctctctctctctctcagcgaattgTATTATTTCTGTGTCGGGACATTTAACCTGTGTCCTACTGACATTAGAATGGGATCAATTTCCTTTGCATGCTTTGTGCATCTTCAAAAATGAAataatcgtggagagagagagagagagagagagagagagagagagagagagagagagagagagagagagagagagtatccatcgCCAAGATAaattctcccccccctctctctctctctctctctctctctctctctctctctctctctctctctctctctctctctctctctctctccacgattatTTCATTTTTGAAGATGCACAAAGCTGGGAAATAggtcaaaaatatttttatcagaGCTATCAAGTATAGTGGTTACGCACTTATggaaataaggtaaataatataattttctttgattattttatcatatatttttttctcttatgttaTTTTAGCATGGAAATGAATTCGACAAAATGTTTAACTCTGGCTACCATAGTCGTAAGTAGACTTTAATTTATATAGTatcaataaatattgaataaatagtTTGTATTCATACTTATTAATGAAATTGATGTCGctgtttttttcatgaaattaaataCGAAAAACTGACTTAAGTACCCTATTATTTCAGTaccttgaaaattaataaaaatttattaatcGACTATAGGAATTATGAATTCTTCCATATCCTGTTTTCCAAATGACTTAATGCTTAATGAACGACCATTATTTTCGTAGTGGATGCCACATATCCTCATTGATGAAAAGGCAAATTATCCCAAGATCATTGGAGGATCTATGCTGGAGGTTTTCGATATCTTTGCCAAACATCTGAATATATGGTAAGTAGCCCctctctttttttctccctctcttcctTATTcctttatctcccctatatagtaaggagtaagtgtttggctatatatatatatatatatatatatatatatatatatatatatatatacatacatatatatatatatatatataaatataaatatatatatatatatatatatatatatatatatatatatatatattctagtttacacgacccgtcagaaatgacagatgaatatttagatagctCTGCACACATGCATACCCCttattcaccagggtatgactaatcccttttcctcctacccgagggatggggagagctaagcatgaccagaaagaaatacacgtgtatatatatatatatatatatatatatatatatatatatatatatatacatatatatatatatatatatatatatatatatatatatatatatatatatatatatatttgctctttattatataggggagatatattaaAGCACGGAAAATGTTGGAATACGGGATGTTTAGAGGCAAAAGAGCGCCACTAGAAGAGACTAGAACACTTTGCTAATCCTTACCGATTTCATATATTCTAAGACATTGTTTAGAGTAGACTCTAGAGGACAGTCTTCTAGAATTTATCTTGAAATTAGACAAAGCCGGTAAGGATTCACACAGTGTTCTAGTTTACCTAGTTTTTtattgcatacatatgtatgtactgtatgtacagtatattggtaTGTATATCCTGAAAGTTATTATTGCTTAATCTGTTTATCCTATCTCTATCCAAATCTATAGTCACTAGTTTTCCAtagttttctttttcatacatatttatattctagATATGCTCATACAAatattatagacatatatacacacacacacacacacacacacacatatatatatatatatatatatatatatatacatatatatatatatacatttatacatacatatatatatatatatatatttatatatatatatatatatatatatatatatgtgtgtgtgtgtgtgtgtgtgtgtacgtatatccTGAAAGATTTCATTGCTTAATCTGTTGATCCTATCTCTACCCAAAGCTATAGTCACCAGATGGTCAAAGATCAGACAGCTGGCTTCAAGCTGCCAAACGGCTCCTGGACTGGTGCAGCTGGTGAGGTCTTTCGAGGGGTAAGACAAGTCCTTTTTGCATTACATTTACCATCAAGATCCTCTTGTTGTTTACCATCAAGAAGATCTTGATAAAGGTAATGCCAAAGTGTTCAACAGTTATTATAgtctttatcattattgttgatttcGTTGTTTCTATTTGAAGCGATGGCTCTGTTTGCAAGAGGTtaaactcgggcgcactattctatcttatttctcttcatcttttattttcttaagttttatcgtttatatatgaaatgtttattttaatgttgttagtcttaaaatatttcattttaatggttcattacttctcttgtattttattttcttgtttcctttcctcactgagatatttttccatattggagcccttgggcttatagcatccttttttcccaGCTTGGGCTGTTAATTatcttgtaataacaacaacaataataataataataataataataataataaataacgtaATCTCAGGAGGCCGACATGACAGGCCTGGGACTCGCTGTCACAGACGACCGTTTCGCCGAGTTCTCCTTCAGCGAGTTCTTATACCAAGACGAGTACACAGCCACCTACGTGCGCCCCACCATTGAGTCCGAGATATCGGGATTTATCAAGCCCTTTATACCTTTGGTGAGATTTTTAAAGTTTCAGTTGCCTGAGTATAAACGAAAGactataaaatattcttttttaaggtCATCTGGGTTCCGTCATGGGTGGTACAATAATTGCATAGGTAAATTTTGCAACTTGCTAGGAAATTGACGGATTTGgtagtatactgtatatcttttgtcCGGGGGCGTAACATCCATGGTTATCCTGCTGGAATTtgtaatacatatatctatgtatatatatatatatatatatatatatatatatatgtgtgtgtgtgtgtgtgtgtgtgtttgtgtgtgtatgagtgtgtgtgtaaagggGCGCCGCAtgcgtgcatatgtatatatatatatatatatatatatatatatatatatatatatatatgtatatatatatatatatatatatatatataaatgcaagttCGTCAGTTTCTTTAATGCATGATATAGTAAAACTGttaaatgcataagatacaaaattatttaCATCACCAACCACTTTCCATATCTCCATAACATCAAGTAACTttattggagaaaaaaatattaatttgtgtCAATAACAATTCCAAGAAGGTTCGAAATCCTCTAGATTAATGCCTCGTGagacatttaaaatatatatatatatatatatatatatatatatatatatatatatatatatatatatatatatatatatatggatatatatattgatatatatatattatatatatacacacaaacacatatataacttTATAACCATTTACTTCCATCCTTTTGATAGGTTTGGATCTTGCTGCTAATAACAGCTGTTGTTTTTGGGATCGCCATGTCCTTGGTGTTGCTGGCACACGAAAAAATTCTGGAATCCAGGTAAGAATTTGTTCTGCTTCTCCCTCATGAATTATCAATTCTCAGTTACACATTAATGCCATTCCCTTTAGTGGGAGAATAATTTACtaacaaaaaccttttttttttctcagtgccAGAAATGACAGGCCAAAGAAAAGTAGTTCTTCTATACTAAGCGAGTCCTGGCTGTGGACTTTGGCTCCTCTCCTATCACAAAGTAAGTTTTGCTTGAAGAGAGGTTATTGatatcattaattgttattatcatcgGTAAAAATTAGGCATTTATAGAAATTCTTAAATACCCCAATGCCTCCTGAATGGCTGGACTTTGATCTTTGTTTGCCATTATTATAgatttcttcaaattattattattattatcattattattattattattattattattattattattattattattattattattacctaagttacagtcctatttgggaaagcaggatgctgcaagcccaagggctccaacagggtaaaaatagtcaagtgaggaaaggaaataaggaaataaataagctacaagggaagcaataaacaattaaaagaaaatatttaaaaatcagtaacaacattaaaatagatctttcatatataaactataaaaagagatatatgtcatcgtgttcaacataaaacattcgatcttattattattattattattattattgttattattattatcattattattattattattattatcattattattgttattattattattattattattattattattattattattattattattattattatttaagctacaatctaattagaaaagcaggatgctataagcccaaggcctccctCAGCAAATTAACTTCGTCCATCATCTATTAATCTAATTGAAACTTGATCTTTCCTAAAAGGTGTAACGAGGACTATAAAATGCGAATCTGTAAGAGTCATCGCAATGTTGTGGCTCTTTGTGACATTCATCATCACATCAGTGTACCGAACAAGCCTCCTATCGCTCCTGGTCCTCCCGAACATCAGGCTGCCCTTCGACAACCTGGACGAGTTGGCAGAAGCAGACCTCCCCATATGGATGCCTGCTGGATCCTCCGTTGATGCCTTCTCAAAGGTTAGTCATTTCGAAGGTTTTCAGAGTCGTGATAACATTTATGGGTTTGGTAAGAGCTTGGGGTCACGAGAaaatatcttagtttttttttttatgtaaagctgGTGATACTAAGTGTCTACGATTTTCTGATAAATATTGAGAATTTCAAAGTATCATGtatcaagtaaattatatatatatatatatatatatatatatatatatatatgtatatatacatacatatatatacacaatacatatatatatatatatatacacagtatatatatatatatatatatatatatatatatacatacatatatatatatatatatatatatatatatatatatatatatatatacacacacacacaccctggtTCAAGGTACAATTAAATTTTCTTCTTATATGAcagtcttcctcttcttcttcttcttcttcttcttctttgtctacatcttttcccacttctatgtgaggtcgatgtttctggtcagctttctccatctacctctgtcccacacctcatcaccggttaatccctttgatgacattgtggttgataaaTTTGTCAGAATACTTTTGAAAACGATTTGTACTGATTTATTCCTTAGTGAAGTAACCTTGACGGAAAATAAGAATTAGATTACCAAGTAAAATAATCGGGGTTGATTATTCATCATTTTGTTTATAATTATCTACTCGAGTTCCTGCACATAAAAAACGACAAACAGGTAAGATTGATTTGCGTAAAACAATAATGACTAGTTTAAACTTAAATTCTGTACACACCCACAAAGACAAAACCTAGTGCTAGTAGAAAATGTAAGGTTTCTGTGAACTATTTCATAGCTGGCCGCCAAAAACTCGAGCCTGGGACGTATTCAGAAGAATTTCAAAGATCGTAGTGGTCCTCCAAATGTGCCATTGGCTGTCAGGGCTATGGCCAAGGGAGACCACGTCATTGTCGCCCCACGGTCTGCTCTTCTCTATGTTACCCATGGGCTGTTTTCTCAGGTAAGATCTTGTGGTTTATTTCATGAGATCATCCCCAATATataagtaggctatatatatatatatatatatatatatatatatatatatatatatatatatatatatatatacttatatataattatatatacatatagatatgcatatatactgtatatgtatatatgtatatatgtatatatatatatacatatatatatatatatttatacatatactatatatatatatatatatatatatatatatatatatatatatatatatatatatatatatatatatatatactgcatatataattgACTGAAGTAAACTTGAAATGAACCCTAGAAAACTAAgcaaaaatattcatacatatgaatatagatTAAGACTAACTATTCAGTAacagaagaatgataaaaaaaaagtaaattttggtaatatttttagCAAAGAACTAAACTGTCAACTGTTTGCTAACATACCAAAAGACCTTTCAGACTGGGAAATGCACCACCTACGTCATGACGGAAGGATTCATGAAGACATTCATACAGAGCCTCCTCTTTCGAAAGGATTCGCCTCTGAAAGCCAAGTTTGATCCTCTGTAAGTCTCGAGGTAGATTTGAATGTGGATTGTATACAAACAAACACGCATGATGTCTAtagcttttatttgtttttactggTCTTTGCAGGTCCATAAGAACGAGGTTTCTTGTTCCATACCATAATCTTGAGATCAACCAGTGCTAGTACCCATTCACAGCTGAGTTTGTCAATGATAGTTTATGATCAAATGCTGACATTGAATTTTGCATGCAAGTGTATCGGTTGAATCTGTCAAACCTGAGCAAGGTTTGAAGTCTGGGCCAGGAAGTCGAAATCTCCTACGTATGAGACTGAGCTATTTTATTTGCATTATTGGCCCTTCGACTTGTCTGATGCTTTGAGGGTCTTTTATTTTGATGACATGACAAAATCTGATAAGGAAAAGCTCCTTTTAATTAGGTTGAAATGAAAGGTCTTCCAAAATATAACATGATTTTTTAGCTATTTCCTGTTAATTTAGACAaactttgtcatatatatatatatatatatatatatatatatatatatatatatatatatatatgtatgtgtgtgtgtatataaatatatatatatatatatatatatatatatatatatatatatatatatatatatatatatatatatgatgtatcaaaacaaaattttaatttgtCACACTCGCACACTGATTTCTCCAAAGCCACAAGTATTAAGTGATTTCAAAACAcgttctgtaagagagagagagagagagagagagagagagagagagagagagagagagagagagagagagagagagagagagagagagagcgaaaggatGTTTGACAGAATATAATCCTTCCTTCTGATCCGCATTTTAAGATCCTTGATAACTTTAGTAATGAATATTAACGACCTGATACTTGGTATGATATGAAATCTGAATGAATTATTTTAAAACAAAAACTTGAGTCACTGAGATAATTTTCTAAATTGATATCTCTCTAATAATCAGGATCTCATATCCTCCTGGTAAGAACCTCGATTTTTTTCAGCCAAGATTTTCCTTCCTTTTGTTCACATCCTTTGATTAGGATCTCACATTTTCTAACAGGATAGTACGCCTGCGCGAAGCTGGTATTTTCAACCACGTCTACAACAAAGTCATCAGCAACGCGACGGAGTGTCTGAAATCAGTTAGGAAACAAGAGTCCTCAAAAGCTCGGTCACTGAACCTCCGGGACTTCATAGGATCTTTTGCCATCTATGCTGCAggtaaaaattacttttgaaactttatttttagatattttttttatctttcctgtCGTGGTACCTGATTTTAAAAGGCTCAGGGTATGTTAACTTAAACTTATAGTGCCTGACTATTAAAAGACAAAAcggtaataaataaaaaactaactaTTTGTATGTAATAAATGTTTTTGCTTAGATTTGGCCTGCAGGAAAAAATAGCAAGGTGCAGTGCCTGTCTATTAAAAGACAAAacggtaataaataaaaaaactaactatttatatataataaatgtttttgCTTA
The nucleotide sequence above comes from Palaemon carinicauda isolate YSFRI2023 chromosome 18, ASM3689809v2, whole genome shotgun sequence. Encoded proteins:
- the LOC137657020 gene encoding glutamate receptor-like isoform X1, translated to MEMNSTKCLTLATIVWMPHILIDEKANYPKIIGGSMLEVFDIFAKHLNICYSHQMVKDQTAGFKLPNGSWTGAAGEVFRGEADMTGLGLAVTDDRFAEFSFSEFLYQDEYTATYVRPTIESEISGFIKPFIPLVWILLLITAVVFGIAMSLVLLAHEKILESSARNDRPKKSSSSILSESWLWTLAPLLSQSVTRTIKCESVRVIAMLWLFVTFIITSVYRTSLLSLLVLPNIRLPFDNLDELAEADLPIWMPAGSSVDAFSKLAAKNSSLGRIQKNFKDRSGPPNVPLAVRAMAKGDHVIVAPRSALLYVTHGLFSQTFQTGKCTTYVMTEGFMKTFIQSLLFRKDSPLKAKFDPLIVRLREAGIFNHVYNKVISNATECLKSVRKQESSKARSLNLRDFIGSFAIYAAGIATAIPVFLAEVLLQRFGRQ
- the LOC137657020 gene encoding glutamate receptor-like isoform X2; protein product: MEMNSTKCLTLATIVWMPHILIDEKANYPKIIGGSMLEVFDIFAKHLNICYSHQMVKDQTAGFKLPNGSWTGAAGEVFRGEADMTGLGLAVTDDRFAEFSFSEFLYQDEYTATYVRPTIESEISGFIKPFIPLVWILLLITAVVFGIAMSLVLLAHEKILESSARNDRPKKSSSSILSESWLWTLAPLLSQSVTRTIKCESVRVIAMLWLFVTFIITSVYRTSLLSLLVLPNIRLPFDNLDELAEADLPIWMPAGSSVDAFSKLAAKNSSLGRIQKNFKDRSGPPNVPLAVRAMAKGDHVIVAPRSALLYVTHGLFSQTGKCTTYVMTEGFMKTFIQSLLFRKDSPLKAKFDPLIVRLREAGIFNHVYNKVISNATECLKSVRKQESSKARSLNLRDFIGSFAIYAAGIATAIPVFLAEVLLQRFGRQ
- the LOC137657020 gene encoding glutamate receptor ionotropic, kainate glr-3-like isoform X3; its protein translation is MPHILIDEKANYPKIIGGSMLEVFDIFAKHLNICYSHQMVKDQTAGFKLPNGSWTGAAGEVFRGEADMTGLGLAVTDDRFAEFSFSEFLYQDEYTATYVRPTIESEISGFIKPFIPLVWILLLITAVVFGIAMSLVLLAHEKILESSARNDRPKKSSSSILSESWLWTLAPLLSQSVTRTIKCESVRVIAMLWLFVTFIITSVYRTSLLSLLVLPNIRLPFDNLDELAEADLPIWMPAGSSVDAFSKLAAKNSSLGRIQKNFKDRSGPPNVPLAVRAMAKGDHVIVAPRSALLYVTHGLFSQTFQTGKCTTYVMTEGFMKTFIQSLLFRKDSPLKAKFDPLIVRLREAGIFNHVYNKVISNATECLKSVRKQESSKARSLNLRDFIGSFAIYAAGIATAIPVFLAEVLLQRFGRQ